Proteins encoded together in one Etheostoma cragini isolate CJK2018 chromosome 11, CSU_Ecrag_1.0, whole genome shotgun sequence window:
- the LOC117953430 gene encoding trace amine-associated receptor 13c-like, with amino-acid sequence MEVEDGAELCFPQFPNTSCRKPSFPWPQTLLIYIVCYSISLTTVTLNLLIIISISHFRQLHTPTNILLLSLAVSDFLVGLVLMPVEVLRQTSCWFVDDYVCFLYNYLTSIITVSSIGNIVLISVDRYVAICDPLHYNNRITMNRVKLSVFLCWLCSVSYSFLIVKDDLTQPGRYNSCYGECLLVIDYVIKAVDMVLTFIVPVTVIVALYLRVFAVAVSQARAMRSHITAVTLKLTVTPKAKRSELKAARTLGVLVVVFLMCFCPYYSVSLAGDSLVNAAFASYVLFVFYSNSGLNPVIYALFYPWFRKAVKLIVTLQILQRGSCETIML; translated from the exons ATGGAGGTTGAGGACGGAGCTGAGCTCTGCTTTCCACAGTTCCCAAACACCTCCTGCAGGAAGCCCTCGTTTCCTTGGCCCCAAACACTGCTCATTTACATTGTGTGCTACTCCATATCTCTGACCACTGTGACTCTCAACctgctcatcatcatctcaATCTCCCACTTCAG GCAGCTCCACACACCCACCAAcattctcctcctctctctggctgtctcagaCTTTCTAGTGGGCCTTGTGCTGATGCCTGTAGAAGTTCTCCGACAAACATCCTGCTGGTTTGTTGATGactatgtgtgttttctttataattatcTTACAAGCATCATTACTGTATCCTCAATAGGTAATATAGTGCTCATATCAGTTGACCGTTATGTGGCTATTTGTGACCCTCTGCATTACAACAACAGAATCACCATGAACAGAGTTAAActcagtgtttttctgtgttggctCTGTTCTGTTTCCTACAGCTTTCTTATTGTGAAGGATGACCTGACTCAACCAGGGAGGTATAATTCCTGCTACGGAGAATGTTTGTTGGTCATTGACTATGTCATAAAAGCTGTAGACATGGTTTTGACCTTTATTGTTCCAGTTACTGTCATCGTAGCTCTGTATCTGAGAGTATTTGCCGTGGCTGTGTCTCAGGCTCGTGCCATGCGCTCTCACATTACAGCTGTCACACTCAAGCTGACAGTGACTCCAAAGGCAAAGAGATCAGAGCTTAAAGCAGCCAGGACTCTTGGTGTTCTGGTAGTTGTGTTTCTTATGTGTTTCTGTCCATATTACTCTGTTTCTCTTGCAGGTGACAGCTTGGTCAATGCTGCGTTTGCATCCTATGTTCTATTTGTGTTCTATTCTAACTCTGGTCTAAACCCTGTGATCTATGCCTTGTTTTACCCCTGGTttagaaaagcagttaaactcaTAGTTACTCTTCAGATACTGCAGCGTGGCTCCTGTGAGACCATCATGCTGTAG